DNA sequence from the Aliidongia dinghuensis genome:
GCGCCGACGGTCTCCTCGACCGGCACGGCCGGGTCGATGCGCGCCGGCTGGTAGAGGTCGACATGATCGGTGCCGAGCCGTTGCAGCGTATAGGTCAGGAACGTCTTGAGCGCCGCCGGCCGGGCGTCGAAGCCGACGAAGCTGCCGTCAGGCCCCCGGAGTGCTCCGAACTTGACCGCGACGAAGGCCTGGTCGCGCCGGCCGCGAATGGCTTCGCGCACCAGGCTCTCGTTATGGCCCATGCCGTAGAAGTCGCCCGTATTGAGCAGATTGATGCCGGCGTCGAGCGCCGCCCGGATGGTCGCCACGCTCTCCTGGTCGTCGGCCGCGCCGTAGACGCCCGACATGCCCATGCAGCCGAGGCCGATGGCCGAAACGCGGGGACCGTTGGTCCCGAGAAACCGCTGTTGCATTTGGGTGCTCCCATGATTGCCCGACCCGGCAAATGGGACCGAACTGACAAATTACAAGATTTGTAATTCATAAAATTCGAATGCCGTGCCTCAACTCCCGGAACGGCTTGCGACCTCGTTGAAGAACAGGTCGGTCCAGAATTTCGGCGGTGCCTTGATCTGGCCGGTGCGATAGAGGAAGTCGGCGAAGCGCTGCACGTTCTGCGGCACGATCGTGAAGACGTGGTCCGGGTCGCGCACGATGTGCTCGACGAAATCGGTCGAGAGCGGCGACTGCTCGGTTTCGACATAGGCCTCGGCCGCAGCCTTCGGATCGCTGCGGATGAAGCGCATGGTCTGGTCAAGCGCTTCGAAGATCGCGGCCATCGTCTCGGGATTGTCGTCGTGGAACCGGGCACTGGTATAAAGCGCGGCCTGGGTATGCGGTCCGCCCATGACATCGTAGCTGCTCAACACACGATGAATGTGTGGATCTTCGAGCTGCTGTTCCTGGAACGGCGAGACTGAGAAGGCGGCCGTCACGGTGCCCGAGCGGGTCATGAGCGCCACCGCGGCATCGGCATAGCTCATGCCCACGGTCTGGTCGTTGAGGGCGGACCATTTGCCGCCGAACGCCCGCTCGGCCGCCATCTCCAGCACGATCGCGTGGATGCTGACGCCGACCGCGGGCACGGCGATGCGGTCGTTGGCGGCGAAATCGCGGATCGACTGGATGCGCGGATCGGCCGTCAGCAGGAACATCGGCATCGAGCCCAGCGCCGCGATGCCGCGCACGCCCAGCGAGGCACGGCTGCGCGACCAGAGCTGGATCATCGGCGTGATGCCGGCGGCGACCAGGTCGGCGCGCCCGGCGATAAGCGCCTCGTTAAGGGCGGCACCGCCGACGAGCTCGGTCCATTCGATCCTGGGCCGGGGCAGGCCGCGCTGCTCGACCGCGGCTTCGATCAGGCCCCGGCCGCGCAGCACGCTCATCGGCAGCTGCCCGACGCCGGGCTGCATCGCGATCCGGATCTCGTTCGTCTCGGCGCGTGCCGCGGCACCACCGCAGAGCAGCATTGCAAAGAGGCCAACCGCCGCCGGCAGCAAGCGCATGGAATCCCTCGCCGGTAACCCTGTCCCGACTGTCGCACGGGATGGGGCTTTCCGGCCACAGTCTTATAAACACGATCCGAGAGTGAAATTATCTATTTCACATTTTTCAAAACAGACTATGTATCGTATCCCAAATTCGTTATGTGGTCGGTCGGCGGAGCTACGCTATGGTCGCGGAAAACGCAGGGGAATCCTTGGCTTCAAAGGTGTCCAAGGTCGAGGGGTTCAAGGCGGCGAGCCGGCACCTGCGCGGCACGATCGCCGAGGAGCTCGCGGCACCGACGGCGGCTTTCCCCGAATCTGATCATCAGCTGCTGAAGTTCCACGGAATCTATCAGGGGTATGATCGCGACAGTGCGACCGAGCTGAAGCAGGCGGGTGCGGACAAGCGCACGGAGTTCATGGCGCGCATCAAGGCGCCCGGCGGCCTCATGAGCGCCGAGCAATATCTCGCCGTCGACGCGCTCGCCCAGAAGTACAGCCAGGGCCGGCTCAGGATCACGACGCGTCAGGGACTGCAGTTCCATGGGCTTGCCAAGCAGGACCTCTGGGCGACCATCCACGGCGTGAACCGGGCGTTGCTCACGACGTTCGGCGCCTGCGGCGACATCGCGCGCAACGTGACGGCGACCGCGGCGCCGATCGAGGACGCGGTGCACCGGCGCATCCGGGCCGACGCGGTCATGATCACGAACGCACTCTTCGCGAAGACCAAGTCCTACCACGAGATCTGGATCGGCGACGAGCAGATCAAGCCGGCGCCGGCGGACGAGCCCGAGGTCGATCCGCTCTATGGCACGACCTACCTGCCGCGCAAGTTCAAGATCGGCATCACGGCGCCCGAGGACAATTCGATCGAGGTGCTGACCAACGACCTCGGCATCATCGCGCTGTTCGACGGCGATGAACTGCAGGGCTACGTCTTCGCGGTCGGCGGCGGCCTCGGCATGACCCACAACAAGGCGCACACCTATCCGCGCCTCGGCAGCTACGTCGCCTTCATCGAGCCGGACGACCTGCTCGACGCGGTCAAGGCGGTGGTCAAGATCCATCGCGACTGGGGCGACCGCGTCGACCGCAAGCATGCGCGGCTCAAGTATGTCGTCGACGCGCTGGGCGTACCGCGCATCAAGGCCGAGATGGAGCGGCACCTGGGCAAGCCGCTCGAGGACCCGCGGCCGTTCCCGGCGCTCAAGATCAAGGATCATTCCGGCTGGCACCCGCAGGGCGACGGCCAGTGGTACTACGGCCTGCCGATCCTGAGCGGCCGGATCGAGGACAAGGGCAAGGTCCACGTAGCGACGGCGCTCCGGCGCGTGCTGAGCGAGGTCAAGAGCCGGCCGGTGTTCACACCGGCGCAGGATGTGATCTTCGCCGACGTCGCGGAGACGGACAAAGCGCGGCTCGAGGCGATCCTGGTCGAGGAGGGCGTCACCCTGCCGGGCTTCGAGACGCTGCTCCGCCGCTTCGCGCTCGCCTGCCCGGCGCTGCCGAGCTGCGGTCTGGCGCTGACGGAGGCCGAGCGCGTGCTGGACGACATCCTGGTCGATATCGAGGGTGTGCTGAAGCGCCACGGCCTTGGCGACGAGCGCATCGCGCTGCGCGTCACCGGCTGCCCCAACGGCTGCGCGCGGCCGTCGGTCGGCGACATCGGCCTCGTCGGCCGCATTCCCGGCCATTACGCGATCTATCTGGGCGGCGACTTCGACACGACGCGGCTCAATGCCCGGGTGTTCGAGCGCGTGCCGATGGCGGAGATCGGCCGCACGCTCGAGCCGATTTTCGCGCTCTTCGCCGCCGAGCGCACGGCGGGCGAAGGCTTCGGCGACTTCTGCCAGCGCTGGGGTCTCGACCGGCTGGCCGAGACCGTCGAGGGCGCCCAGACCGCCGACGCGGCGGAATAGGCGGTTTCAAACCCTCGCCCACTTGTGGGAGAGGGCGGCGAGCGGAAGCGAGCCAGGTGAGGGTGATGCTGCAGGCAGGACTGGTCGCCCGATAGACCCTCACCCTCCCAGCCATGCGGCTGGGCCCCTCCCTCTCCCGCAAGCGGGCGAGGGAAGTTTAGGGTCCGGTTTTAGCGCACTCGGTCGGGGAAAAGCTGGAAGGCGATATAGTCCATGTCGCCCTTGACGACGATCGTGTCGCCCTGGCCGAACGCGATCTCGGTGAACGCGTCCGATGCCAGCAGGGCGGCCTTGCTCAAGCGATTGACCCGGTCCGGGTTGACATAGACGGGCTCGCCGCTGGCCAGGGTCAATCCGACGACGCTCATGGGCGATCCCCTTCAAACTACGGCCGGTGCCGGCGCTTCGGGCCGGGAAACGGCGGGAAAAATACAAGGCTCGGGCGGCGTCTCGCCAATCCCTGCCACGCGGGCCAAGCGTCGCAGAGACCTCTTAAAGGACAGATAACGCGAGGCCCGAAATACCCCCCGCGGCGATCCGACGATTGCGTCGGCGCCGTTTCCTGGCAACATCGGGGGCCTCGCTTTCCTGTCGGGAACCATCCGCCCATGTCCGCCCT
Encoded proteins:
- a CDS encoding ABC transporter substrate-binding protein, with protein sequence MRLLPAAVGLFAMLLCGGAAARAETNEIRIAMQPGVGQLPMSVLRGRGLIEAAVEQRGLPRPRIEWTELVGGAALNEALIAGRADLVAAGITPMIQLWSRSRASLGVRGIAALGSMPMFLLTADPRIQSIRDFAANDRIAVPAVGVSIHAIVLEMAAERAFGGKWSALNDQTVGMSYADAAVALMTRSGTVTAAFSVSPFQEQQLEDPHIHRVLSSYDVMGGPHTQAALYTSARFHDDNPETMAAIFEALDQTMRFIRSDPKAAAEAYVETEQSPLSTDFVEHIVRDPDHVFTIVPQNVQRFADFLYRTGQIKAPPKFWTDLFFNEVASRSGS
- a CDS encoding NADPH-dependent assimilatory sulfite reductase hemoprotein subunit; its protein translation is MASKVSKVEGFKAASRHLRGTIAEELAAPTAAFPESDHQLLKFHGIYQGYDRDSATELKQAGADKRTEFMARIKAPGGLMSAEQYLAVDALAQKYSQGRLRITTRQGLQFHGLAKQDLWATIHGVNRALLTTFGACGDIARNVTATAAPIEDAVHRRIRADAVMITNALFAKTKSYHEIWIGDEQIKPAPADEPEVDPLYGTTYLPRKFKIGITAPEDNSIEVLTNDLGIIALFDGDELQGYVFAVGGGLGMTHNKAHTYPRLGSYVAFIEPDDLLDAVKAVVKIHRDWGDRVDRKHARLKYVVDALGVPRIKAEMERHLGKPLEDPRPFPALKIKDHSGWHPQGDGQWYYGLPILSGRIEDKGKVHVATALRRVLSEVKSRPVFTPAQDVIFADVAETDKARLEAILVEEGVTLPGFETLLRRFALACPALPSCGLALTEAERVLDDILVDIEGVLKRHGLGDERIALRVTGCPNGCARPSVGDIGLVGRIPGHYAIYLGGDFDTTRLNARVFERVPMAEIGRTLEPIFALFAAERTAGEGFGDFCQRWGLDRLAETVEGAQTADAAE